CGGCGTAAAGTGTGCCGGCATCATCTCCGCCGCTGACCAACAGGGCGTGCGCGCCGGCCACGGCGTGCCCGCGGGGTTGGGATTTGAGCCAGTAGCTTTGGGGCGTTAACGCATCCAGCGTTGGCAGAAGTTCCGGACTGGCGGCGGTCCGCGCCAGAGACCGGTCCTTGCGGGCGACCAGGATGAGGTCGCCTTTCGGGAGCGCGCCTTGCGGCTCGGTCTTCAACGGCAGCAACCGGCCCGTGCGCAGATACACATACCGCCGCACCTCTCGGGCGGCCAACCTCTCCATCCACGATGCGTCGCGCGGCGACACGATGACGCTCGGATTGGATTGCGCCGCGACAGCGGGCGGAACTGGGCTGATTCCCCCAAGACTCAGGGAAATGCCAAAGAGGAACAGGAGGGAATGGCGGTTCATGGTGTCACAGATTGTGGGTTCGATGCGCGTTCAGCTAGACAAGTCTAGTCGTCCGCGGCATTCCTTCAAACCAAAAGTCCGAGCCGGAGATGTGACAGGGTGAAACTTGCTGCTGCAGGCGAAGCGCGCGCGCTTCGGTCCGCAAATGAATCGTGTCACACTCCTGTAAGCTCTGGCTGCGCGGCGGAAAATCCTCCTTGTAACACCCGGAAAGATAGTACACCTTTGACAGACTTCCGGCTCAAAGTCGGTTTCTAACCGAGGGCACAACGTGTATCCCGGCACGGATGTTACGCACGAATGCAGTTGTTCAGAACTATTCTAGTCATGTGGCTGCTGGCAGGCTCGACCCTGCCAGTGCCAGGCGCCGAACCCGCGACCGCGACTCCAGCGGACGGGGTTGGAGCGCAGGCTGGGGCCGTCCAACATGAAGCGCACGGCCTGCCCCCGGATGCTCCAAGATTAGGCGCCAACCGGACTTCCTTCATCAGCAACTCAATGGTGGTGACCTGGACGGTGGCGATCGGCCTGATCGTCTTCACGCGCTGGGCCACTCGGAAGATGCAGCTTGCCCCCACGGGTGCGCAGAACTTCCTGGAGTGGCTGGTGGAGTCACTGCACGATTTCCTGGAGGGCATCATTGGCGCGAAGCTGGTGAAGAGGACGTTCTGGTTCTTCGCCACGGTGTTTATCTTCATCCTGTTTACCAACTGGTTCGGACTGCTGCCGGGGGTGGGCACCATCGGTTGGGGCGTCTCGGGCGAGCATGGATTCCAAGTGCAGACACCCCTGCTGCGGGGCGGCAACGCCGACCTGAACATGACGTTCGCGATGGCGATGATCTTCTTCTTCTGTTGGATCGTCTGGGCCTTGCAGTCTGTCGGGGTCAAAGGGATGTTCCTGGATCTGTTTGGTCCCAAAGGGGATACCGTTGGCGTCTTGAAGTATCTAATGATCTTTGTGTTCTTCCTGGTCGGCTTCCTGGAAGTGCTGTCCATCCTGTTCCGGCCGATCTCGCTGAGCTTTCGTCTCTACGGCAACATTTTTGCCGGCGAGAACATGCTCGAGGCGATGGCGAGGCTTGTGCCCGGCCTGGGCTGGCTGCTGCCGGTGCCATTCTATTTCATGGAACTGCTGGTCGGCATAGTGCAGGCGCTGGTGTTCATGCTGCTGACGGCCGTGTTCACGATGCTGATCTGCGTGCACGAGGAAGAGCCGGGAGGGGCCGGACACTGATCTGAGCAATTTCAACGGTCTGACCGTGTTCGATCGCGGGGGCTGTTGAGCAAGAGAAAGGTAACAAAACATATGATGATGCCAATGTTGGCAGAGGGACTGGCGGGAAATATTCACGTCGGCCTGGCGGCGCTCGGCGCCGCTATCGGCGTGGGATTCATCGGCATGAAGGCCTCTGAAGCCGTGGGACGGAATCCCGGGGCTTCGACCAAGATCCTGGTGCAGGCGATCCTGGCGATCGCCTTTGCGGAAGCCATCGTGTTCTACGCCATCTTCCTGGTGAAGTGACGCCAGGGCGCGGAGCTCTCTCGGCTCCGCGCCTGGCCCTTAACACCCAAGTTTATGCAATCGCCCGTTCTATTCGGAAGCATCGGCGGTGACCTTGGCCAGATGGCGCAAGACACCGCGGTGCGGTTTGGTGTGGACCTGCCGCACTTCATCGCCCAGTGCGTCAGCTTCGGCATCGTCGCCTTTCTGCTTCACCGGTACGCCTACAAGCCGATCCTGACCGTGCTGGCCGAGCGCAAGCGACGCATCCAGGAAAGCCTGGAGAACGCCGAGAAGGTCAAACGGGATTTGGCCAATGCGCAGGCCAAGACTCACGAGATGCTGGTGCAGGCCGGTCAGGAGTCGGCCCGGATGATCGAGGAGGCCCGCGCCGCCGCCGCCAAAGTGCAGGAGCAGGAAACGCAGAAGGCCATTGCCAGCGCCCAGGCCATTGTAGATAAGGCCCGACAAGCGACCGAGGCGGAGCACGCCCGGATGCTGGCCGAGTTGCGCCGCGAGATCGGCCGGTTGGTGGTCGCGACGACGGGGAAGGTGACCGGGAAGGTGCTGACGCTCGATGATCAGAAGCGTTTGGCGGAGGAGACCAACCGGGAACTGGCCGCCTGATCACCATTGTCCCTCGCTGCCAACCACTGACCTCGAGCCATGAAGACCTCCAAACAAGCCCGCCGCGATGCGAAAGAGCTGTTTTATTCGTGCCGCGTGGACGGATTGCTGGACGAGGCCAAGGTTCGCCAGGTCGTGCAACGGATTATCGCCGCCAAGCCGCGCGGCTACTTCGCTATTCTCAGCCATTTCCAGCGGCTGGTGAGACTGGACCTCCACCGCCGCACTGCCCGCGTCGAGAGCGCCGTGCCGTTGGCTGAGCCGCAGCAGGCAGCCATCCGGACTAACCTGGCGCGCCGCTACGGCAACGGCTTGATCTTCGCTTTCAGCCAGAATCCCGGCCTCATTGGCGGCCTGCGGGTGCAGGTCGGCAGCGATGTCTTCGACGGCAGCGTGCAGGCCAGGTTAGCCAGGCTTGAATACAGCTTTTAGAGCCCTTTTTTAGTTCGACACACAGATATGAGTTCAATCCTGCAGGAAATCGAAAGTCAGATTGCCGGGGTAAAAACCGCGGTGATGAAACAAAATGTCGGCGTTGTCCGCGAGATCGGCGACGGTGTGGCCAAGGTGGAAGGCCTGGCCGACGCGATGTACAACGAGATGCTGGACTTTGGTGGAGGTGTTACGGGCCTGGTGCTGAATCTGGAAGAGACCGAGGTCGGCGCCATTGTTTTGGGTGATTATACCGACATCAAAGAGGGTCAGGAGGTGCGGACTACCGGCAAGGTGTTGCAGGTGCCCGTCGGCATGGAACTGCTGGGCCGGGTGGTCAACACCCTTGGCCAGCCGGTGGACGACAAGGGGCCGATTCAAACGAAGAGCACCTACCCGGTGGAGAAGATTGCGCCGGGGATCATCCGCCGCAAGTCGGTCAGCCAGCCTGTGCAGACGGGCATCATGGCAATTGACGCCATGATCCCGATTGGCCGCGGCCAGCGCGAGCTGATCATTGGTGACCGTTCCACCGGCAAATCCACCATTTGCATAGACACCATCATCAGCAACGCACGCCTCAACAAGGCCGCCCAGGCGGCGGGCGACAAGACTTACCGCCCCCTTTACTCGATCTACGTTGCGATCGGCCAAAAGCAATCCAACGTCGCCAATGTGATCCGCGTCCTCGAAGAAACCGGGGCGCTGCCTTACACGATTGTCGTCGTGGCGTCGGCTTCCGACTCGGCCACCAACCAGTACCTCGCGCCGTTCGCCGGCTGCGCGATGGGCGAGTGGTTTATGGACAACGGGATGGACGCTTTGATCATCTATGACGACCTGTCCAAGCACGCGGTCGCCTACCGCCAGGTCTCGCTGGTGCTCAAGCGTCCGTCCGGCCGGGAGGCCTATCCGGGGGATGTGTTCTACCTCCACAGCCGGTTGCTGGAGCGCGCCGCCCGGCTGAGTGAAAAATACGGCAACGGATCGCTGACCGCGCTGCCGATCATCGAGACCCAGGCCGGCGACGTTTCCGCCTACATTCCCACCAACGTCATTTCGATCACCGATGGCCAGATCTTCCTCGAGACGGACCTTTTCTACCAGGGCGTGCGACCGGCCATTTCGGTGGGCATTTCGGTCTCGCGCGTGGGGTCGGCCGCGCAGGTTAAGGCGATGAAGCAGGTCGCCGGGCGCCTAAAGGGTGAACTCGCCCAATTCCGTGAATTGGCCGCCTTCGCGCAATTTGGCTCCGATCTGGATGCCAAGACCCAGGCCCAGATTGAGCGCGGCCGGCGCATCATGGAGGTTTTCAAACAGCCGCCTTACAATCCCATCCCCGTCGAGGTGCAGGTGGCGGTCCTCTGGATGGCCCAGAACGGCTTCACCGACGACGTGCCGGTGGAGAAGGTGAAAGACTTCCAGAACAGGCTGACGGAGTTCCTGACGACCCGGCGGGCGGAACTACTGGCCAGGATCCGGCAGGAAAAGGCGCTCAGCGACGCATTGACGGCCGAAGTGAAGGCGGCTGCCACGGAGTTCAAACAGACTTACAAGTGAACCTCGATTTGCCATCGCAGCGGCACCTGACAGGCTCTAGCCATTGGGCCTTTGGTGTCCGGACTTCGGAATAGTCATGCCCAGCACCCGCGACATCCGCCGCCGCATCAAGTCGGTCAAAAGCACGGCCCAGATTACCAAGGCCATGCAGATGGTGGCATCGTCAAAGATGCTCAAAGCGCAGCAGGGCGCTGTCAATTTCCGGCCCTTCGCCGCGATGGGCGGCGAACTGATGGGCTACTTGACCCAGGATACGAGCGACTATCGGCATCCGCTGATGGAAACGCGAGAGGTGCGCAAGCGAGCGGTGATCCTGGTCGGCACCGACAAGGGCCTGTGCGGCGCGCTTAACTCGAATCTGTTCCGCGAGGCGTCGAAGTGCGAAACGGCGACCACCCAGTTCATCGCCGTCGGAAAGAAGGCCGCGCAGTTTGTCGCCCGCACCCGGCGGAAGCTGATCGCCGAGTTTACCTACCACGACACCCCGACCTATGGCGAGTGCCAGACGATTTCCAAGTTCGCGCAGAATCTGTTTCTCAAGGGCGAAGCCGATGTCGTGGACGTGCTCTACACACGCTTCATCAACACGCTACAGCAGCGGCCCGACGCGCGCACGCTCCTGCCCATGCGCACGGCCGAAAGCCTTCTGAGCGAGGCGCGTGGCGAAGCGGAGCCGCCGTCGGCGGAACGGCCGCGTTTTAACTTTCTGTTCGAACCGGACCCGGTGACGGTGATGGACCGGTTAGTGCTTTACTTCCTGGATTTTCGCGTGGCGCAATTGCTGCTGGAGGCGAAAGCCAGCGAGCACAGCGCCCGCATGGTGGCCATGAAGAACGCCACCGACAACGCCAACCAACTGGTCAAGCAGCTCACGCTGGACTACAACAAGATGCGCCAGGCCAGCATCACGAAGGAATTGCTGGAAATCGCCAGCGCCGCCATGGCCCTTGGGTAAGCGACCCTGGTCAGACCTTTTACGAACCATCGAAACGCATGAATAAAGGCAAAATCGTTCAAGTCATCGGCCCGGTGGTGGACGTCGAGTTCCCCGATCAACTCCCCGCCATCTACAACGCTCTGACCGTCGAATACGACCTCCCGCTCCAGGGCAAGACAAAGCTGACGCTCGAAGTCCAGCAACACCTCGGCGACCGCTGGGTCCGGACCGTTGCCATGTCCACCACCGACGGCCTGAAGCGCGGCATGGAGGCGCTCGACTCCGGTCAGCCCATTTCGATGCCCGTAGGCGACTGCGTCATGGGCCGCGTGTTTGATGTGACCGGCAATCCCGTGGACGAGCGCGGACAGATCGTGGCCGAAAAATACTGCCCCATTCACCGCGCCGCCCCGACGCTGACTGACCAATCCACCACCCCGCAGATCCTGACCACCGGCATCAAGGTCATTGACCTCATTTGTCCATTCTTGAAGGGCGGCAAAGTCGGCGCGTTTGGCGGAGCTGGCGTGGGCAAGACCGTCGTGATCATGGAATTGATCAACAACATCGCCAAGTTGCACGGCGGCGTCTCGGTTTTCGCCGGCGTAGGCGAGCGCACCCGCGAGGGCAACGACCTCTACACCGAAATGTCGGAAGCCGGCGTCATCAACCAGAAAGACCTGGCCAAGTCCAAGATCGCCTTGGTATACGGGCAGATGAACGAGCCGCCGGGCGCGCGGTTGCGCGTCGGTCTGTCGGGGCTGGCGATCACCGAGTACTTCCGCGATGACAAGAACCAGGACGTATTGCTGTTCATTGACAACATCTTCCGTTTCTCGCAGGCCGGCTCTGAAGTGTCCGCCCTGCTTGGGCGCACCCCCAGCGCCGTCGGTTATCAGCCGACGCTGGCTGCCGAGATGGGCGATTTGCAGGAGCGCATCACCTCCACCAAGAAGGGCTCCATCACCAGCTTCCAGGCGGTCTATGTGCCGGCGGACGACCTGACGGATCCCGCGCCTGCCACCACCTTTGCGCACCTCGACGCCACCATCGTGCTGGAGCGCTCGATCATGGAGTTGGGCATTTTCCCGGCGGTGGATCCCCTATCCTCGACCTCGCGCGCGCTGGCGCCCGAGATCGTCGGCCAGGAACACTACGAAGTCGCCCGCGGTGTCCAGAAGGTGCTCCAGCGCTACAAGGACCTTCAGGACATTATCGCCATCCTCGGCATGGACGAGCTTTCGCCCGAGGACAAGCAGACAGTCTTCCGTGCGCGCAAAATCCAGCGTTTCCTGAGCCAGCCTTTCTCGGTCGCGGAAGTCTTCACCGGCCGGCCCGGCAAGCAGGTGCCGGTGGCTGAAACCGTCAAAGGTTTCAAGGAAATCCTCGACGGCAAGCACGACGAGGTTACCGAGGGCAACTTCTACATGAAGGGCCGGATCGAGGAGATCAAAGAAGCGGAGGGTTGAGCGCCGGCCCACAACACGCGGCATGTCATGAGTTCCACCTTAAAACTCGAAGTCACCACCCCTGGCGGGCGGGTCTATTCCCAAAACGTGGACATGGTCACGCTGCCCGGGCAGGAGGGTGAGATGGGTATTCTGCCGATGCACGCCCCATTGATGACGTTGCTGGGCGAGGGGGAAATCATCGCCCGGCGGGGGAATATCGAAGACCGCCTCCTCGTCACTAGGGGATGCGCCGCGATCACGCCTGACCGCGTCGCGGTGCTCACTGTCTTCGCGACCGACGAAGCCGCGATTGACGCCAAGAAGGCCGAAGCGGCCCGCGCTCGCGCCGAGGCCCGTCTCAAGGAGAAGATCTCGCCTGAGGAGGTCGCCCTGGTGCAGGCATCGCTCACCCATTCGCTGGCTCAGTTGCGGCTGAAACACCACCGCCCTCCGGGCCAGCATTAGGGCGATTACCGGAGGAATCCACCCGCGCGGCACCATTTCAAGCTTGCGTTCAGGAAGTCTGAAAGGAACATTGCAGCCTTTATATGGAATCTACTGTTGAGCATTTGCCGATGTCGCACAAGGCGTGGGCGTGGTTTGAGGCGAATAGGAAGCAAACGCTTTATGGGGGCGGCGCTGTGCTGCTTGTCAGCTTGATTGTCGCCTACTTCCTCTACCGGCATAACGCTCAGGAAGTGGCCGCCAGCGAAGCATTGTCGAAGGTTACCGTGCCGCAGATGATCGGGAGCGGCAGTCGCACTGGCGTTGCGGAAGCGTAT
This genomic window from Candidatus Paceibacterota bacterium contains:
- the atpB gene encoding F0F1 ATP synthase subunit A — translated: MQLFRTILVMWLLAGSTLPVPGAEPATATPADGVGAQAGAVQHEAHGLPPDAPRLGANRTSFISNSMVVTWTVAIGLIVFTRWATRKMQLAPTGAQNFLEWLVESLHDFLEGIIGAKLVKRTFWFFATVFIFILFTNWFGLLPGVGTIGWGVSGEHGFQVQTPLLRGGNADLNMTFAMAMIFFFCWIVWALQSVGVKGMFLDLFGPKGDTVGVLKYLMIFVFFLVGFLEVLSILFRPISLSFRLYGNIFAGENMLEAMARLVPGLGWLLPVPFYFMELLVGIVQALVFMLLTAVFTMLICVHEEEPGGAGH
- a CDS encoding ATP synthase F0 subunit C is translated as MMPMLAEGLAGNIHVGLAALGAAIGVGFIGMKASEAVGRNPGASTKILVQAILAIAFAEAIVFYAIFLVK
- the atpF gene encoding F0F1 ATP synthase subunit B — encoded protein: MQSPVLFGSIGGDLGQMAQDTAVRFGVDLPHFIAQCVSFGIVAFLLHRYAYKPILTVLAERKRRIQESLENAEKVKRDLANAQAKTHEMLVQAGQESARMIEEARAAAAKVQEQETQKAIASAQAIVDKARQATEAEHARMLAELRREIGRLVVATTGKVTGKVLTLDDQKRLAEETNRELAA
- a CDS encoding F0F1 ATP synthase subunit delta; the encoded protein is MKTSKQARRDAKELFYSCRVDGLLDEAKVRQVVQRIIAAKPRGYFAILSHFQRLVRLDLHRRTARVESAVPLAEPQQAAIRTNLARRYGNGLIFAFSQNPGLIGGLRVQVGSDVFDGSVQARLARLEYSF
- the atpA gene encoding F0F1 ATP synthase subunit alpha, whose amino-acid sequence is MSSILQEIESQIAGVKTAVMKQNVGVVREIGDGVAKVEGLADAMYNEMLDFGGGVTGLVLNLEETEVGAIVLGDYTDIKEGQEVRTTGKVLQVPVGMELLGRVVNTLGQPVDDKGPIQTKSTYPVEKIAPGIIRRKSVSQPVQTGIMAIDAMIPIGRGQRELIIGDRSTGKSTICIDTIISNARLNKAAQAAGDKTYRPLYSIYVAIGQKQSNVANVIRVLEETGALPYTIVVVASASDSATNQYLAPFAGCAMGEWFMDNGMDALIIYDDLSKHAVAYRQVSLVLKRPSGREAYPGDVFYLHSRLLERAARLSEKYGNGSLTALPIIETQAGDVSAYIPTNVISITDGQIFLETDLFYQGVRPAISVGISVSRVGSAAQVKAMKQVAGRLKGELAQFRELAAFAQFGSDLDAKTQAQIERGRRIMEVFKQPPYNPIPVEVQVAVLWMAQNGFTDDVPVEKVKDFQNRLTEFLTTRRAELLARIRQEKALSDALTAEVKAAATEFKQTYK
- the atpG gene encoding ATP synthase F1 subunit gamma translates to MPSTRDIRRRIKSVKSTAQITKAMQMVASSKMLKAQQGAVNFRPFAAMGGELMGYLTQDTSDYRHPLMETREVRKRAVILVGTDKGLCGALNSNLFREASKCETATTQFIAVGKKAAQFVARTRRKLIAEFTYHDTPTYGECQTISKFAQNLFLKGEADVVDVLYTRFINTLQQRPDARTLLPMRTAESLLSEARGEAEPPSAERPRFNFLFEPDPVTVMDRLVLYFLDFRVAQLLLEAKASEHSARMVAMKNATDNANQLVKQLTLDYNKMRQASITKELLEIASAAMALG
- the atpD gene encoding F0F1 ATP synthase subunit beta, producing the protein MNKGKIVQVIGPVVDVEFPDQLPAIYNALTVEYDLPLQGKTKLTLEVQQHLGDRWVRTVAMSTTDGLKRGMEALDSGQPISMPVGDCVMGRVFDVTGNPVDERGQIVAEKYCPIHRAAPTLTDQSTTPQILTTGIKVIDLICPFLKGGKVGAFGGAGVGKTVVIMELINNIAKLHGGVSVFAGVGERTREGNDLYTEMSEAGVINQKDLAKSKIALVYGQMNEPPGARLRVGLSGLAITEYFRDDKNQDVLLFIDNIFRFSQAGSEVSALLGRTPSAVGYQPTLAAEMGDLQERITSTKKGSITSFQAVYVPADDLTDPAPATTFAHLDATIVLERSIMELGIFPAVDPLSSTSRALAPEIVGQEHYEVARGVQKVLQRYKDLQDIIAILGMDELSPEDKQTVFRARKIQRFLSQPFSVAEVFTGRPGKQVPVAETVKGFKEILDGKHDEVTEGNFYMKGRIEEIKEAEG
- the atpC gene encoding ATP synthase F1 subunit epsilon — its product is MSSTLKLEVTTPGGRVYSQNVDMVTLPGQEGEMGILPMHAPLMTLLGEGEIIARRGNIEDRLLVTRGCAAITPDRVAVLTVFATDEAAIDAKKAEAARARAEARLKEKISPEEVALVQASLTHSLAQLRLKHHRPPGQH